The proteins below are encoded in one region of Nitrosomonas ureae:
- a CDS encoding multiheme c-type cytochrome, which translates to MKAKRWAGVIAGLLGAMLIGTAHANIPSVPDELYEALKLDREKATPKEVYEAVVKRYKDPEQGAGPGTMAQYWEPIPYGIYLDPATFYKSPTSNKEIASRKECVECHTDESPVWVQAWKRSSHANLDKIRNLKPDDPTFYKKGKLEDVEKNLRSLGKLAEGENLKEVGCIDCHVDVNAKKKADHTKDIIMPTADVCGKCHLQEFVERESERDTMIWPHGQWPDGRPSHALDYKANVETTVWAAMPQREVAEGCSMCHTNQNKCDSCHTRHEFSAAESRKPEACATCHSGVDHNNWEAYSMSKHGKMVSMLGDKWNWEVQLKDAYELGGQNAPTCAGCHMEYEGEYSHNMVRKIRWANYPFVPGIAENINSEWSEARLDSWVVTCTQCHSERFARSYLELMDKGTLEGLAKYQEANEIVHTLYKEGLLTGQKTNRPAPPPPEKEGYAYFAQLFWSKGNSPAAIELKVLEMHENDLAKMHVGLAHVNPGGWTYTEGWGPINRAYVEIQDENTRIREMIALQERVKNLESKRTSLLDLDGTAEKISLGGLGGGMLLAGTLALAGWRKRKQSEA; encoded by the coding sequence ATGAAAGCCAAGCGATGGGCTGGGGTAATAGCGGGGCTGTTAGGAGCTATGCTGATAGGGACGGCGCATGCGAACATACCGAGCGTTCCGGACGAATTGTATGAAGCATTGAAGTTGGATCGTGAGAAGGCGACGCCGAAGGAAGTATACGAAGCGGTGGTGAAGCGCTACAAGGATCCTGAGCAAGGAGCGGGGCCTGGAACGATGGCGCAGTATTGGGAACCGATACCGTATGGAATATATTTGGATCCTGCGACATTTTACAAATCGCCGACTTCGAATAAAGAGATAGCGAGCCGGAAGGAATGTGTAGAATGTCACACGGATGAATCGCCGGTATGGGTTCAGGCATGGAAGCGTAGTAGCCATGCGAATTTAGACAAGATTCGTAATCTTAAGCCGGATGACCCTACCTTTTATAAGAAAGGCAAGCTTGAGGACGTAGAGAAGAATTTGCGCTCTTTGGGTAAATTGGCGGAAGGCGAGAACCTGAAGGAAGTGGGGTGTATTGACTGTCACGTGGATGTTAATGCGAAGAAGAAAGCGGATCACACCAAAGACATCATTATGCCGACAGCGGATGTATGCGGTAAATGTCACTTGCAGGAATTTGTGGAACGGGAATCGGAACGTGACACGATGATTTGGCCGCACGGCCAATGGCCCGATGGACGCCCTTCGCACGCGCTGGACTATAAAGCCAACGTAGAAACCACTGTTTGGGCAGCGATGCCGCAACGCGAAGTAGCTGAAGGCTGCTCGATGTGTCATACGAATCAGAACAAATGCGACTCATGCCATACGCGCCATGAATTTTCAGCTGCGGAGTCGCGTAAGCCGGAAGCGTGTGCCACTTGCCATAGTGGTGTGGATCACAACAACTGGGAAGCTTACTCCATGTCCAAGCACGGCAAGATGGTGTCGATGCTGGGAGACAAATGGAACTGGGAAGTACAGTTGAAAGACGCCTATGAACTGGGCGGTCAAAATGCACCGACCTGTGCGGGTTGTCACATGGAATACGAAGGTGAATATAGCCATAACATGGTAAGGAAGATTCGGTGGGCGAACTATCCATTTGTTCCAGGTATAGCGGAAAACATTAATAGCGAATGGTCGGAAGCTCGTTTAGACTCGTGGGTGGTTACCTGTACCCAATGTCACTCGGAGCGTTTTGCACGTTCATATTTGGAATTGATGGACAAAGGCACGCTGGAAGGGTTGGCTAAGTATCAGGAAGCTAATGAAATTGTGCATACACTGTACAAGGAAGGTTTGTTGACAGGCCAAAAAACTAATCGTCCTGCTCCACCGCCACCGGAGAAAGAAGGCTATGCATATTTTGCACAGTTGTTCTGGTCGAAAGGCAACAGCCCTGCGGCGATTGAGCTCAAGGTGCTGGAAATGCACGAAAATGACCTGGCGAAGATGCATGTAGGCTTGGCGCACGTAAATCCGGGTGGATGGACTTATACGGAAGGCTGGGGTCCGATTAACCGTGCGTATGTTGAAATTCAAGACGAAAATACTCGTATCCGCGAGATGATTGCACTGCAGGAACGGGTGAAGAATCTTGAATCGAAACGCACCAGTTTACTTGACTTGGACGGCACAGCTGAGAAGATCTCACTGGGTGGTTTAGGTGGCGGCATGCTGCTCGCCGGAACACTGGCCTTGGCGGGTTGGCGCAAACGTAAGCAAAGTGAAGCTTGA
- the rpsT gene encoding 30S ribosomal protein S20: MANSAQARKRARQAVKRREYNVSLRSKLRTAIKYVRKAIGSGDKDLAQNVFNSSIGTIDSITGKGIIHKNKAARYKSRLSSAIKMMN, from the coding sequence ATGGCTAATAGTGCACAAGCGAGAAAGCGTGCAAGGCAAGCTGTCAAACGTAGAGAATACAATGTCAGTTTACGGTCTAAATTGCGTACTGCAATTAAATATGTAAGAAAAGCGATAGGGTCTGGGGATAAAGATCTGGCTCAAAATGTATTTAACAGTTCGATAGGTACTATTGATTCCATTACTGGAAAAGGTATTATTCACAAAAATAAGGCTGCGCGTTATAAAAGTCGATTATCTTCCGCGATTAAAATGATGAATTAG
- a CDS encoding IS5 family transposase (programmed frameshift) gives MPRLMLSDEFWSKLEKILLQEAIYNKRNLRMTVEGMLYRMRVGCPWRDLPEAFGSWNSIYKRFNAWSLSSKWLRIFKALSIDPDCEWEFIDGSYVKAHQHSAGAADKEPQAIGKSRAGNTTKIHLAVDSYGLPADFEITGGEVNDCSIAPDLIAKLPDAKAIVADKGYDSECIRGQITKKGARAVIPRKRNSLKGNADMDWGLYGYRHLVENAFARLKQYRAVATRYDKLKRNFESMVAMACGYLWLPM, from the exons ATGCCCCGATTGATGCTCAGTGATGAGTTCTGGTCGAAGCTGGAGAAGATTCTGCTTCAAGAAGCGATATATAACAAGCGCAATCTGCGCATGACAGTAGAAGGTATGCTGTATCGAATGCGGGTTGGCTGCCCGTGGCGAGACTTGCCTGAGGCATTTGGAAGCTGGAATTCCATCTACAAAAGATTCAATGCGTGGTCATTAAGCAGCAAATGGTTAAGGATTTTCAAGGCGTTGTCTATTGATCCGGATTGTGAATGGGAATTTATTGATGGCAGCTATGTTAAAGCGCACCAG CATAGTGCAGGCGCAGCGGACAAGGAACCACAGGCGATCGGGAAAAGCCGCGCAGGCAATACCACAAAGATTCACCTGGCGGTTGATAGTTATGGTTTACCAGCCGATTTTGAAATCACCGGTGGAGAAGTCAATGACTGTTCTATAGCACCTGATTTGATTGCCAAACTGCCTGACGCGAAAGCGATTGTTGCGGACAAAGGCTATGACAGCGAATGTATACGAGGACAGATAACGAAGAAAGGGGCTCGAGCTGTGATACCGAGAAAGCGCAACTCGTTGAAGGGCAACGCAGATATGGACTGGGGTTTGTATGGATACCGACATTTGGTGGAAAATGCTTTTGCCCGGCTAAAGCAGTATCGGGCAGTAGCGACACGATACGACAAACTGAAGAGAAATTTTGAGAGTATGGTAGCCATGGCATGTGGATATCTGTGGCTACCTATGTGA
- a CDS encoding HEAT repeat domain-containing protein has translation MLKLPNHKNGIAMPFVIFFMAAIGFSKYALADEAAVNSVSSLNAIQIYCMAEQGDVSESDADFTEAIVNLAASNDPAQRVNALSQLAVKGSIESGILQKILQAAIQDTNPQVRGQAVYAFAQQGCGDLFVVLEQALQDTELSVRLMALDSLGDDARSVVLLQQVVEDEDEAQAIKDLATMKLEALSASNQTQDNGI, from the coding sequence ATGTTGAAATTACCAAACCATAAGAACGGGATTGCCATGCCGTTCGTTATTTTTTTTATGGCAGCTATTGGATTTTCCAAATATGCGCTTGCGGATGAAGCGGCAGTGAATTCAGTTTCCAGCCTGAATGCAATTCAAATTTATTGCATGGCGGAACAAGGAGATGTATCAGAGTCGGACGCTGATTTTACCGAAGCGATTGTTAACCTTGCAGCATCGAATGACCCGGCGCAACGAGTAAATGCATTGTCGCAATTGGCGGTGAAGGGCTCGATTGAATCTGGAATTTTACAAAAAATCCTGCAAGCTGCGATTCAGGACACTAATCCGCAAGTCAGAGGACAGGCGGTTTATGCCTTTGCGCAACAAGGTTGCGGCGATCTATTCGTGGTACTTGAGCAAGCGCTGCAAGATACTGAGCTATCAGTGCGGTTGATGGCGTTGGATAGCTTGGGTGACGATGCAAGAAGCGTGGTATTGCTGCAGCAAGTGGTTGAAGACGAAGATGAAGCGCAAGCCATCAAAGATCTCGCAACCATGAAACTGGAAGCTTTGTCCGCAAGCAATCAGACTCAAGATAATGGTATTTAA